Proteins co-encoded in one Scatophagus argus isolate fScaArg1 chromosome 11, fScaArg1.pri, whole genome shotgun sequence genomic window:
- the dcaf6 gene encoding DDB1- and CUL4-associated factor 6 isoform X4, with translation MVTMSYSGNLVWDVNKRLIGYNEPNAIRTNYLGRREFVQRLKLEGTLNVHDGCVNTISWNETGEYILSGSDDTFLVISNPYNKKVKKSIRSGHRANIFSAKFMPHTNGQEIVSCSGDGIIFYTHTEKSPEYNRQCQFTCHYGTAYEIMTVPNDPYTFLSCGEDGTVRWFDLRMKTSCTKEDCKDDILINCRRAATSISISPLVPYYLAVGCSDSSVRIYDRRMLGTRATGNYMGRGTTGMCVRFVPAHLSNKSCRVTSLCYSEDGQEVLVSYSSDYIYLFDPKDDQARELKGPSEERREELRQPPVKRLRLRGDWSDTGPRARPESERERDGEQSPNVSLMQRMSDMLSRWFEEASEAQSSNRGNRPQTRPRGTAVRPEGASSTPAAPTGGSSQESSLHERPVGTDVPEVQPDAAAAAAAAAAAAIPTSTPSSSSSGLSSTVTAPPPSSSSSVESSAPSFSSPITSSPDSEQRSQTDTIGAPTSTPTSEPALSGAAEAAGSPPDQPSSVPVSSSAPTTSTTTSTSRPSTAEPVLSLHYSSEGTTTSTIKLDFTDEWSSNTSSSMHSGGPKASEAVTAQSRESLSTHSSLSEQTPCDSSGQQSLSTASTEAPCDASCSGALSSSSAQAPAEGSSDRGALGSPPLERSQPEGMEDTSGDCRRAEPTAEEGEEGQSQHARGNQDSDDSDDDPILIPPTRFRGQGQRFNSRGSAVGDRMIRRSAAARIQELFRRRKERREMEESETQNIRRPSVKMVYKGHRNSRTMIKESCFWGNNFVMSGSDCGHIFIWDRHTAEHLMLLEADNHVVNCLQPHPYDPILASSGIDYDIKIWSPLEESPSFNRVLASEVITRNELMLEETRNTITVPASFMLRMLASLNHIRSDRLEGDRSEGSGQENEDEQ, from the exons atggTCACAATGTCCTACTCTGGCAACCTGGTTTGGGATGTAAATAAACGCTTAATTGGATACAACGAGCCTAACGCCATCAGGACCAACTATTTAG GTAGAAGAGAATTTGTCCAGAGGCTTAAACTTGAAGGAACACTAAACGTACATGATGGCTGT GTCAACACTATATCGTGGAATGAGACAGGTGAATATATCCTGTCAGGGTCAGACGATACCTTTTTGGTTATCAGCAATCCATACAACAAAAAG gtcaAGAAGTCCATACGTTCAGGTCATCGGGCAAACATCTTCAGCGCTAAGTTCATGCCCCACACCAACGGTCAGGAGATCGTCTCCTGCTCCGGAGACGGCATCATCTTCTACACCCACACCGAGAAGAGTCCTGAGTACAACAGACAGTGTCAGTTCACCTGCCATTATGGAACAGCATATGAG ATTATGACAGTACCGAATGACCCCTACACGTTTCTGTCATGTGGGGAGGACGGCACAGTGCGATGGTTTGACCTTCGCATGAAGACAAGCTGCACTAAGGAAGACTGCAAAGAT GACATCTTGATAAACTGTCGGAGGGCAGCGACCTCTATATCCATTTCTCCCCTCGTGCCGTACTACCTGGCTGTTGGCTGCTCTGACAGCTCGGTGCGCATCTACGACAGGCGCATGCTGGGCACCAGAGCGACAG GTAACTACATGGGCCGGGGGACGACTGGCATGTGTGTGAGGTTCGTTCCGGCTCACCTGTCCAACAAGTCGTGTCGCGTAACCTCTCTCTGCTACAGCGAGGACGGTCAGGAGGTGCTGGTCAGCTACTCCTCCGATTACATCTACCTGTTCGATCCCAAAGATGACCAGGCCCGAGAGCTGAAGGGCCCgtctgaggagaggagggaggag ctgaggcagcCTCCGGTGAAGCGTCTCCGACTACGAGGTGACTGGTCTGACACTGGACCTCGAGCTCGTCctgagagcgagagggagagagatg GAGAGCAGAGCCCAAATGTGTCTCTGATGCAGAGAATGTCGGACATGTTGTCCCGCTGGTTTGAGGAGGCCAGCGAAGCTCAGAGCAGCAACAGGGGAAATCGGCCTCAGACACGACCCAGAG gAACAGCTGTCCGTCCAGAGGGGGCATCAAGTACTCCAGCTGCCCCTACAGGAGGCTCCAGCCAGGAGTCCAGCCTCCACGAGAGGCCCGTGGGTACCGATGTCCCAGAGGTACAacctgatgctgctgctgctgctgctgctgctgcggccGCCGCCATCCCTACATctactccctcctcctcctcctcagggtTGTCATCAACAGTCACAGCACCTCCTCCTTCCAGCTCCTCATCTGTGGAGAGTTCAGCaccttccttctcctcccccatcacctcCTCACCTGACTCAGAGCAGAGGAGTCAGACCGACACAATCGGCGCCCCCACGTCCACACCCACGTCAGAACCTGCACTTTCAG GTGCAGCAGAAGCTGCAGGTTCACCTCCTGATCAACCTTCTTCTGTACCAGTCAGCAGCAGTGctcccaccacctccaccacaaCCAGCACCAGTCGACCCAGTACAGCAGAGCCAGTCCTCAGCCTGCACTACAGCTCAGAGGGGACCACTACCAGCACCATCAAGCTGGACTTCACTGATGAGTG GAGCAGTAACACATCCAGTTCTATGCACAGTGGAGGCCCCAAAGCATCGGAGGCAGTGACTgcgcagagcagagagagtctgTCGACACACAGTTCACTGTCAGAGCAAA CCCCCTGTGACTCCTCGGGGCAGCAGAGTTTGTCCACCGCCTCCACAGAGGCACCGTGTGACGCCTCCTGCTCTGGCGCCCTGAGCAGCTCGTCAGCTCAGGCCCCGGCGGAGGGCTCCTCTGACCGGGGCGCCCTGGGTTCTCCACCACTAGAGAGGAGTCAGCCTGAGGGTATGGAGGACACGTCAGGAGACTGCCGGAGGGCGGAGCCCACAgcggaggagggagaggagggacagagtCAGCATGCACGGGGCAACCAGGACTCTGACGACAGCGATGACGATCCCATTCTCATCCCACCGACGAGGTTCAGAGGACAGGGACAGAG ATTTAATTCCCGAGGATCTGCAGTAGGAGATAGGATGATCAG ACGATCGGCAGCCGCTCGTATCCAGGAGCTGTTTCgcaggaggaaagagagaagggagatggaggagagcgAAACCCAGAATATCAGGAGACCCTCAGTGAAAATGGTCTATAAAGGCCACCGCAATTCCAGGACCATG ATAAAGGAGTCCTGTTTTTGGGGTAACAATTTTGTGATGAGCGGTTCAGATTGCGGCCACATCTTCATCTGGGACAGACACACGGCAGAGCACCTCATGCTGCTCGAAGCCGACAACCACGTGGTTAACTGCCTGCAGCCGCACCCCTACGACCCCA TCCTGGCTTCTTCAGGGATAGACTATGATATCAAGATTTGGTCACCGCTGGAAGAGTCGCCATCTTTCAACAGAGTACTCGCTAGTGAG GTAATAACTCGGAACGAGCTGATGCTAGAGGAAACGAGGAACACAATCACAGTCCCAGCCTCTTTCATGCTCCGAATGTTGGCCTCCCTTAATCACATCAGATCAG ATCGCCTAGAAGGGGATCGCTCCGAAGGCTCAGGCCAGGAAAATGAAGACGAGCAGTAG